The Solidesulfovibrio sp. genomic interval CGATGGATCGATCCGGCTGATTGGATTGTTTTCAGCGTAACGATAGAGGTTTACTCCCCCGGACAAGCCTATGGGATCACGCCGAATGAAACGGCCCGTGGTCGCATCGTAATAGCGATTTTGCATAAAAAACAGTGCGTCACCTTCGTCCATGACCCCGTAGGCACCAACAGCGGTGAACGATGTCGCTGCCCCGCTGTGGTTGGACACGGCACCATACGGGCTGTAGGCGTAACGGCCGACCACCGCACCGGCGGCATCGGTCAGAGCCAGAGTGTTGCCGGTCTTGTCCTGGAGATGGAACCGAAAGCCCACTGCAGTCGTCCCCGAGGCCACCAGACGATTTCCAGCGTAGATATAGTTGATCGTTACTTGGCCCGAAGCGTCGGTTTCAAAGACAACCCGGCCCCAATGGTCATGGTGGAGATTGCGCGTGGCTGTTCCGATCTGGATACGGACCCGGTTGCCCAGGCCGTCGTACGTATAGGTTCTGGTCTTGCCGCCCAAGGTCAGGGTTGTGGGCCGGCTTTCTTGGTCATAGGTCGCATCGAAAGTCCTGCTGCCGCGAATGGCAATGAGGTTGCCCAGGGTGTCATAGGAATACGCATCGGATTTCCAGGTGGCGACTTGGTCGGCAGCATCATAGGTGGCCGAGGCCGTCGTGCCCGAAGGACGCGGCGTCAACGGCCAGACTCCGCTCTCGCTCGACACCTGGCCGGCGGCGTCACGAGCGTAGGCCAGATCGGCGATGACCGTGGAGCCTTTTTTGTGGGACAAACTGACCAGACGACCCGAGGCATCGAATCCGTAGAGGCTTTGCACCCCGCTTGAACGACTTTCGCCGGTCAGATGACCGGAAGCGTCATAGGCCAGGGTCAGGGACTGGCTGCCGAAGGACACGCCCGTTGGGCGATTAAGGCCGTCGTACGTCGTGGTGACTGTCAGCCCGCCGGGATAGGTCACCGAGGTTGCGTTGTCGGCGGTGTCGTAGGCGATGCCCAGCGTCTGGCCGTCTGCGTAGGCGATGTGCGTGATCCGCCCGGCTAGGTCGCGGGAGAAGGTCTGTGTTCCCACGGCGTCGGTCACGGAGCGCAGCCTGCCGTTGGCGTCCCAGACGTAGGAAGCGGCGGTGGCGGTGTCATAGCGCTTGGCGCTCAGGCGGCCATCATCGTCATAGAGATACGAGAGAACCCGGGTCACGGGAGCGGGGGGAGGGGAACCCGGACGAGGGGTCAACACCGACGAAGTCACCGAAGACAACCGGTCCAGGCTGTCCCAGGCGACAAGCCCGCCGGTGAGACCGAGCGGGTCAGTCAGGCTGGTGTAGAGTCCCCTTGCGTCGTAGGCAAGAAAGGACGTTTTGCCCCGTTCGTTGGTGACAGCAGTCGGTTGGCCTGTCCCATTCAGTACAAACTGAAGCTGCTTGCCGAGGGGGTTGACAATGGAAGTCAACCGCTGGGCTCCGTCACGTCCGTAGCTGGTTACCCTGCCAAGGGGGTCGGTCTGCCGGGTAAGGACTCCATCGGTATTATAAACGAGTCGCGTGAGGCTGCCCAGAGGGTTGGTTATTTTTGTGATATGCAGCAGAGCGTCGCGTTCAAAGACGGTGGTATTGCCGCCGCCGTCCGTGACTGAGGCCAAGGTGCAGCAGTTATAGCCGTAGTTGATGGCGCTGCCGTCGGGCAGGTTGGTCCGGGTCAGCCGACGATTGGCATCGTATTGGAAAGACGTTGTAAAGTGACGCGGGTCGGTTCGGGAGGTCAGGTTCAAGCCGGCGGCGTCATAGGCGAAACTCGTGGCGTTGCCCAGCGGATCGGTCGCTGCGGTCAGGTTTCCATGGTTGTCGTATGTAAAGTCATAGGCTGCGCCATCTGGCAGACCAAGGCGCATCAAAAGCCCCCGTTCGTTGACGGTGCGGGTCAGGTCCGCACCGAGCGGACTTTCCATGGCGATCCGGTTGTCATGGCTGTCATAGGTAAAACGCCAAGTCTTGTTGTTCGCATCGATGCGACTGACCAAATTCCAGTTGCCGTCGTAAGTGAAGCTTGTTTCATTGCCGACCGGATCTGTGATTTTGGTCAGGTTGCCGTTGTCGTCGTAGGCGAACGTCGTTTGCCGCCAAT includes:
- a CDS encoding RHS repeat-associated core domain-containing protein, encoding MVYLNNFAVIPVLISIVLGLSPSPALAVAITCRATTVSVDVAGMGAVQGNPSGSCETGFLVVTDGMADGVPVGMSGGFGLGAGLSSTDGWAYDQSEPPQILSLASITLYGSYQDPVTGERYAPILANDRVLAGSSIGGSGGYALSSSGFFASSHVGVQYGNDGGGYGFDVFFKVSDSVWTSLAANMDGLGGPDDNEYTEFDGDGAGKCSSQGLPLYWVNTSFLNLVVEDTDLTYQSYGHRVALRRVWNMFPARSGMFGNGWTFAYESRLTAQAYTVGGVRVSLGSGQLLSYAVAGSEGTGTVTVRYSSTAHQPVLTGYINQATGTGYYTLEDKERKLTSRYDYVQTKSSGQDYRLTSITDRNGNALTLTYDANGRLTQLTDASGRQISFTLDANGRCTGILVFGGYTASFAYDAAGNLTRSQDLDGNESTYAYDAANYLTSMTTAGKTTSIVYDTASTGRYVTAVTDALGRTTAYAFGSGETRVTEPGGGVRRYGNTKGRTTSAIDPLGYSVTATYNSRLLPVSFQDADWRQTTFAYDDNGNLTKITDPVGNETSFTYDGNWNLVSRIDANNKTWRFTYDSHDNRIAMESPLGADLTRTVNERGLLMRLGLPDGAAYDFTYDNHGNLTAATDPLGNATSFAYDAAGLNLTSRTDPRHFTTSFQYDANRRLTRTNLPDGSAINYGYNCCTLASVTDGGGNTTVFERDALLHITKITNPLGSLTRLVYNTDGVLTRQTDPLGRVTSYGRDGAQRLTSIVNPLGKQLQFVLNGTGQPTAVTNERGKTSFLAYDARGLYTSLTDPLGLTGGLVAWDSLDRLSSVTSSVLTPRPGSPPPAPVTRVLSYLYDDDGRLSAKRYDTATAASYVWDANGRLRSVTDAVGTQTFSRDLAGRITHIAYADGQTLGIAYDTADNATSVTYPGGLTVTTTYDGLNRPTGVSFGSQSLTLAYDASGHLTGESRSSGVQSLYGFDASGRLVSLSHKKGSTVIADLAYARDAAGQVSSESGVWPLTPRPSGTTASATYDAADQVATWKSDAYSYDTLGNLIAIRGSRTFDATYDQESRPTTLTLGGKTRTYTYDGLGNRVRIQIGTATRNLHHDHWGRVVFETDASGQVTINYIYAGNRLVASGTTAVGFRFHLQDKTGNTLALTDAAGAVVGRYAYSPYGAVSNHSGAATSFTAVGAYGVMDEGDALFFMQNRYYDATTGRFIRRDPIGLSGGVNLYRYAENNPISRIDPSGLLGEDSGGIDRLNESIRTMSGNEKLVLGGVAISAVTVGLLLPEILGAGTISAATIGGAEVTTTVGALCSRGQPFLDKLQKTYRGNIPGMDPRSSAGFDYIINQAMPANDRMRVFNGVLKYFFNKTGRGW